The proteins below are encoded in one region of Campylobacter sp. MIT 99-7217:
- a CDS encoding phage tail protein I: MSLILAHHPKQSKAIDLSAKARFEDLNLASITNLALNCDKRLLPVLANAYDVSIDGLEEKEARKLISKALLLDRYNGTAFAIKEALKTVFDTATLKEWFEYEGKPYHFKVKVTSKDKPFNQRTFTQLDRLILEYKNVRSVLESITLELQSPNESFNASVSSGSEKIELLPYQRTKIEPKAQSFMAMSAFVAERLHQTLNTQEVR, encoded by the coding sequence ATGAGTTTAATTTTAGCTCACCACCCAAAACAAAGCAAAGCCATTGACTTAAGTGCAAAGGCTAGATTTGAGGATTTAAATTTAGCTAGTATCACAAATTTGGCTTTAAATTGCGATAAAAGGCTTTTACCAGTCTTAGCAAATGCTTATGATGTAAGCATTGATGGCTTAGAAGAAAAAGAGGCTAGAAAGCTTATAAGCAAAGCCTTACTCTTAGATCGATACAACGGCACAGCCTTTGCGATCAAAGAAGCCTTAAAAACGGTCTTTGATACGGCTACTTTGAAAGAGTGGTTTGAGTATGAGGGTAAGCCTTATCATTTTAAGGTCAAGGTAACAAGCAAGGATAAGCCCTTTAATCAAAGAACCTTTACCCAGCTTGATCGCCTCATTTTAGAGTATAAAAATGTGCGTTCAGTTTTAGAAAGTATCACACTTGAGCTTCAAAGCCCTAATGAAAGCTTTAATGCAAGTGTGAGCAGTGGTTCTGAAAAAATAGAACTTTTACCCTATCAAAGAACAAAAATCGAGCCTAAAGCTCAAAGTTTTATGGCAATGAGTGCATTTGTGGCTGAAAGGCTTCATCAAACTTTAAATACACAGGAGGTGCGTTAG
- a CDS encoding phage tail protein encodes MNESKFYTILTKVGIAKFIAARASGNGVNIASFKLSSDVLVPNEDISTLSNIVYEANINSKYIDDKNKHYVHVECLVPSNVGGFEINLIGIYDDEGALLAVGNLPTTYKPLLSEGSAKELLIKITMELKNASEVLLKIDPSVIMASRDYVNEIKLELKLDMSNLENELKILIDTKEDKGVASSLDTKLKAELIALINQKENANTAQKLVNALRTELTSKINSSVPKLTVASTGGYGSGYSRHTFYLNGIYQTYINTYQPYISGNNGGSS; translated from the coding sequence GTGAATGAAAGTAAATTTTATACGATTTTAACAAAGGTGGGCATTGCAAAATTTATCGCTGCAAGAGCTAGTGGTAATGGAGTAAATATCGCAAGCTTTAAGCTTAGCTCCGATGTTTTAGTGCCAAATGAAGATATAAGCACGCTTTCAAATATCGTTTATGAAGCAAATATCAACTCAAAATACATCGATGATAAAAATAAGCATTATGTGCATGTAGAATGTCTCGTGCCAAGCAATGTAGGTGGCTTTGAGATCAATTTGATCGGCATTTATGATGATGAGGGAGCTTTGCTAGCGGTGGGGAATTTGCCCACAACTTACAAACCACTTTTAAGCGAGGGCTCTGCTAAAGAACTGCTCATTAAAATCACAATGGAGCTTAAAAATGCAAGCGAGGTTTTGCTTAAAATAGATCCTAGCGTGATCATGGCAAGTAGGGATTATGTGAATGAGATTAAGCTTGAACTTAAGCTTGATATGAGCAATTTAGAAAACGAGCTTAAAATTTTAATAGACACTAAAGAAGATAAAGGTGTGGCTAGTAGCCTTGATACAAAGTTAAAAGCTGAGCTTATAGCACTGATCAATCAAAAAGAAAATGCAAACACAGCACAAAAGCTAGTCAATGCTTTAAGAACTGAGCTTACAAGTAAGATAAACTCTAGTGTGCCAAAGCTTACTGTAGCATCTACTGGAGGATATGGAAGCGGTTATTCGAGACATACATTTTATCTAAACGGGATTTATCAAACTTACATAAATACTTATCAGCCATATATCTCTGGCAACAATGGAGGAAGTAGTTGA
- a CDS encoding baseplate J/gp47 family protein, translated as MSELLNDSYFKQSFLKEIPYPQIIEELDYEKLLKDYEELFKSFLKEEVELLESDPFKAVLEALAYREMIIRARINESIKATYLHYAKGSDLDNVVANGYLIERLKGVKPTAKVEFELNALLTYDVIIPKGAIFSNEKAELASLKEDVVIKKGQSKGEGILELDEFVQSKESKCEFLQTPLPFVAKIKQLEYFSGGASEESDESLRQRAVMSVHRFSTAGSEKAYIYHALSASSKIASIKALNNGPGKVRVIIKSEDETSLDVVKEYLSADETRPLTDEVSASLAKKREFIIEAKLLLLELSRANEISTKINALQKDFDLSVDLALGFLYKCLHQDGVYKSEILSIKERLANEKGEELKDLPLKDIIIADDEFAELSFLLSYEKASL; from the coding sequence ATGAGTGAGCTTTTAAATGATAGCTATTTTAAACAAAGTTTCCTAAAAGAAATTCCTTATCCGCAAATCATAGAAGAGCTTGATTATGAAAAGCTTTTAAAGGATTATGAAGAGCTTTTTAAAAGCTTTTTAAAAGAAGAGGTAGAGCTTTTAGAATCTGATCCTTTTAAAGCTGTATTAGAGGCTCTTGCTTATAGAGAGATGATAATTAGAGCACGCATTAATGAAAGCATAAAGGCTACTTATTTGCATTATGCTAAAGGAAGTGATTTGGATAATGTGGTAGCAAATGGGTATTTGATTGAGAGGTTAAAAGGGGTTAAACCTACAGCCAAAGTAGAATTTGAATTAAATGCCTTACTGACTTATGATGTCATCATTCCCAAAGGTGCGATTTTTTCAAATGAAAAAGCCGAGCTTGCGAGCTTAAAAGAAGATGTGGTGATTAAAAAAGGGCAAAGCAAGGGCGAGGGTATTTTAGAGCTTGATGAGTTTGTGCAAAGCAAAGAAAGCAAATGTGAGTTTTTACAAACTCCACTGCCTTTTGTGGCAAAGATCAAACAACTTGAGTATTTTAGCGGTGGAGCAAGCGAGGAAAGCGATGAGAGCTTAAGGCAAAGGGCTGTAATGAGCGTGCATCGTTTTTCAACTGCAGGAAGCGAGAAAGCTTATATCTATCACGCTTTAAGTGCAAGCAGCAAAATAGCTTCCATAAAGGCTTTAAATAATGGACCTGGAAAGGTTAGAGTCATCATTAAAAGCGAAGATGAAACAAGTCTTGATGTGGTCAAAGAGTATTTAAGTGCAGATGAGACAAGACCCTTAACCGATGAAGTAAGCGCCAGTCTTGCTAAAAAAAGAGAATTTATCATAGAAGCTAAGCTTTTGCTTTTAGAGCTAAGCAGAGCTAATGAAATAAGCACGAAGATTAACGCTTTACAAAAAGATTTTGATTTAAGTGTGGATTTAGCACTTGGCTTTTTATATAAATGCTTACATCAAGATGGAGTTTATAAAAGTGAAATTTTAAGCATAAAAGAAAGGCTTGCAAATGAAAAAGGCGAAGAGCTCAAGGACTTGCCACTAAAGGACATAATAATTGCTGATGATGAGTTTGCAGAGCTAAGCTTTTTACTTAGTTATGAAAAGGCTAGTCTATGA
- a CDS encoding DUF1804 family protein yields the protein MSKKELAKNLFIQGKSIKDICVLTGLSRQGIYFMKKDDFSKGIDWESLKLAALRDEKDLENKEAIFLNALIGEFERFLEAASENQLDIDTLEALNKYAKTYWAIKAPQKVDIKALNLQICKKTIDSIIELARENEMVCEWLSDNSDLIISKVLK from the coding sequence ATGAGTAAAAAAGAACTTGCTAAAAACCTTTTTATACAAGGAAAAAGCATTAAGGATATATGCGTTTTAACAGGACTTAGTAGGCAAGGCATATATTTTATGAAAAAAGATGATTTTAGCAAGGGTATTGATTGGGAGAGCCTAAAACTTGCTGCCTTAAGAGATGAAAAAGACTTAGAAAACAAAGAGGCTATATTTTTAAATGCGTTAATTGGTGAGTTTGAAAGATTTTTAGAAGCAGCTAGTGAAAATCAGCTTGATATTGATACTTTGGAAGCTTTAAACAAATATGCAAAAACTTATTGGGCTATTAAAGCACCGCAAAAAGTGGATATTAAAGCTTTAAATTTGCAAATTTGCAAAAAAACTATTGATTCTATCATAGAGTTAGCAAGGGAAAATGAAATGGTTTGTGAGTGGCTTAGCGATAATAGTGATTTGATCATTTCAAAGGTTTTAAAATGA
- a CDS encoding phage baseplate assembly protein V, translated as MNELGIICDIKGDKARVAIGEMVTDYLSVFACMANSYAVSFCPLRIGEQVLVMPVRGDLNSGVILRGLYQEKHSPKNTDNNTFNIHFEDGTHLEYNSQTSTLKLDVSKNINITCVDKFINAQNHTTKANTISLKASNVSVEATSISLNGNTQIAGGISTSGKGGGSGSFSINGNLNLIGNLQVSGQISDSKGDLTNHTHACTCGATASPR; from the coding sequence ATGAACGAGCTTGGCATAATTTGCGATATCAAAGGGGATAAAGCTAGGGTTGCTATCGGCGAAATGGTAACTGATTATTTAAGTGTCTTTGCCTGCATGGCTAATTCTTATGCTGTAAGCTTTTGTCCTTTAAGAATAGGAGAGCAAGTTTTGGTAATGCCTGTTCGAGGGGATTTAAACTCAGGTGTAATTTTAAGAGGACTTTATCAAGAAAAGCACAGCCCTAAAAATACTGATAACAACACCTTCAATATACACTTTGAAGATGGAACACATTTAGAATACAACAGCCAGACAAGCACTTTAAAGCTTGATGTGAGTAAAAATATAAATATCACTTGTGTAGATAAGTTCATAAATGCTCAAAATCATACCACAAAGGCTAACACCATAAGCCTTAAAGCTTCAAATGTCAGTGTTGAAGCTACTAGCATTAGTCTAAATGGCAACACGCAAATTGCAGGCGGTATCAGCACGAGTGGCAAAGGTGGTGGCAGTGGAAGCTTTAGCATTAATGGCAATTTAAATTTAATAGGAAATTTACAAGTTAGTGGGCAAATCAGTGACAGCAAAGGCGATCTAACTAATCACACACATGCTTGCACTTGTGGTGCTACAGCTTCGCCAAGATAG
- a CDS encoding GPW/gp25 family protein, which translates to MSYMVSIEESIKDILITPLGSRVMRPEYGSLLYTLIDRKIDDDFKIKLTRYTAEAISKWEKRVRLKGARLNECKSGILSIALFFENYPNLNLELGNE; encoded by the coding sequence ATGAGCTATATGGTAAGCATTGAAGAAAGCATTAAGGACATTTTAATCACTCCTTTAGGCAGTAGAGTGATGAGACCAGAGTATGGCTCTTTGCTTTATACGCTAATTGATAGAAAAATCGATGATGATTTTAAGATCAAGCTTACTAGATATACAGCAGAAGCTATTTCAAAGTGGGAAAAAAGAGTAAGACTTAAAGGAGCTCGCTTAAATGAATGCAAGAGCGGTATTTTAAGCATTGCTTTGTTTTTTGAAAATTATCCTAATTTAAATTTGGAGCTTGGCAATGAGTGA